One genomic region from Hirundo rustica isolate bHirRus1 chromosome 5, bHirRus1.pri.v3, whole genome shotgun sequence encodes:
- the LOC120753082 gene encoding transmembrane emp24 domain-containing protein 11-like produces the protein MKSKLIGFLMNFWISFSLALYFHIGEREEKCIIEDIPRDTLVVGNYKVQRWDIHKHDFLESAPGLGMFVTVTSPSGEVLLSKLYGPQGTFSFTSYLSGEHIICFQSNSTRFAVIAGSKLRIHLDIRVGEHFLDESAIQAKDKVNEVNVRLEHLIEQIHHVTREQDYEREREEKFRKTSEETNSNILWWAIVQTLILISVGIWQIKSLRDFFISKKLV, from the exons atgaaaagcaaattaatagGATTTCTTATGAacttttggatttctttttcactcgctttgtattttcacattggagaaagagaagaaaaatgcataatTGAAGACATTCCCAGAGACACCTTGGTAGTTG GGAATTACAAAGTACAACGTTGGGATATACATAAACATGACTTTCTTGAATCTGCTCCTGGTTTGGGAATGTTTGTGACTGTCACAAGTCCTTCTGGTGAG GTACTGTTGTCAAAACTGTATGGGCCACAAGGGACCTTTTCTTTTACATCCTACCTCTCAGGGGAGCATATCATCTGTTTCCAGTCTAATTCCACAAGATTTGCAGTGATTGCAGGAAGTAAATTG cGTATCCACTTGGACATCAGAGTTGGGGAACATTTTTTGGATGAATCTGCTATTCAAGCCAAGGACAAAGTGAATGAAGTTAATGTCAGACTAGAGCATCTAATTGAGCAAATTCATCACGTAACCAGAGAACAAGATTATGAAAGA GAGCGTGAAGAAAAATTTCGGAAAACAAGTGAAGAAACCAACAGCAATATTTTGTGGTGGGCTATAGTACAAACACTAATCCTCATCTCTGTTGGAATCTGGCAAATCAAATCTCTCAGAGATTTCTTTATATCTAAGAAGCTTGTTTAA